Genomic window (Sphingomonas sp. S1-29):
ACCAGTAAGGTTACCGTTGCAACGAGCGCGAAAAGGCGGATACGCAACGAACGCATCAGGTCGCAATCCTGTAGCCTTCACCGCGCACCGTCTCGATGCGCGTTCGGCCAAGTTTGGTTCGGAGCTTGTGAATATGAACTTCGACAGCGTTGCTCTCGACCTCCTCTCGCCAGCCGTAGATCCGATCTTCGAGCACAACTCGCGACAGGATATGCCCCGGATGTTCGGCAAGGGCGTGCAGGATAGCGAATTCACGGCGAGACAGGGTTACCTGCTCAGCGCCAAGCGTGACCTTTCTTTGCGCGACACTGATTTCGAGCTCGCCTAGCACGATCGCGTCAGACGCCCGACCGACCGATCTGCGTAACATGGCGCGGACGCGGGCTGAAAGCTCCGCGAGATCGAACGGTTTGCCGAGATAATCATCCGCACCCGAATCCAGCCCGTCGACTCGATCACCTACAAGGTTTCGCGCCGTGAGCAGCAGAACCGGCGTGTCGTTTCCTGCTCGCCGCCATTCGGCTAGTAGGTCGAGGCCCGACCCGTCGGGTAACCCAATATCGAGAATGACACCTAGATGATCGCTTGCAACGAGGCCTGCACGGGCGTCCGCAATACAGGCGACAGCATCGACCTCGAAACCGTCAAGCCCAAGACCTGCCACCAATCCATCGCGTAGGACGTCGTCGTCTTCTACCAATAAAATTCGCATTCTCATTCCCTCGGGCCGCAATCTTATAGCCAGCTTAACGCAGGCCATAAGCGAGCCTTAAGGTAGCAAGGCGATCGGGATGGCCATGGATGGTATCTTTCGACTTGGCCCTTTTATGATCGAAATCGATCGAGCGCTGGCATTGATTGCAATTTGGGCATTCCTCAGCGCCGGAACAATCATTGCTGCGCAAACCGAAAGCCGTGCCGGGCGAGTCGCTTGGATTGCGGTGGGCATCGGTATTGTTGCAGCGCGAGCGGGATTCATCTTTCAAAATATGGGGGCTTTCCTAGTCGAGCCGTGGACCATTATCGCTCTTTGGCAAGGAGGGTTCATGCCGTGGCTGGGGATCGCGGCGACGGCGGCGACAGTAATAGTGACGCTTGGGCGACAGCCTGCCACGGCGTACCTGATCGGTGCCCTGATTGCCCTGTCGCTGACCCACGTGGCGGTTGGAGCAGCTACCGCCACAAAGCCCAAGCCTCTGCCCTCGACCATCGTGCTGCGATCGATGGCGGGCGCAGAGGTTGCGCTCGACACAATGCGCGGTCAGCCGTTCGTTTTGAACCTTTGGGCGACGTGGTGCCCCCCGTGTCGCCGAGAACTTCCGATGTTGATGGACGTCGCTGGCAATACAGACGTCCCGGTCCTTCTTGTTAACCAGGGCGAGCCGGCGGGAAGGGTACGGGCATTTCTTTCGATCAATGACCTGCCCGGGGGTTCGGTGATCCTCGACACCGAACAGCGCGTCGCCGCTGCGACCGGCGCTCGCGCTTTTCCGACGACGCTTTTTGTGAATGCCGATGGTGAAATAGCCCGCGTCCACACTGGCGAAATATCTCGAGCGGCGCTGACCGCCGCTATTCGCGACCTTGAAAGGGCGACATTATGAAGAGGCTCTACTTACTAGGCCTGGCTGCCGCTGTGCTCCTGCTTATCGCCGTACTGGTTGGTCGGTCGGACATCGATAACAGTGCCCATGCACAGAACGTCGAACTCGCGGGCGACACCCGGCGAGTGGACGAAGGTGCGCTTATCAGGGCCGAAATTCAGAATGACACTGTCGTGCCGAAGGTTGCTCCCAGGGGCTACGATGTAACCGTGGTGATGTTTTCCGACTATCAGTGCCCCTATTGCCGCAAGGTTCATCCAGTCCTCGAGCAGATGAAGCGCGAAGACAAGAAATTGCGGATCGTATACCGGGATTGGCCGATCTTCGGTGCGGGATCATTAGAAGCGGCTAGGGCGTCGATAGCATCGCAATACCAAGGTAAGCATGCTGCCTTCAACGATGCGATGATGAACGTCCAGGGCAAAGTCACGTCGGCCAGCATCCGCGCCGCCGCGGGCCGCGCTAACGTCGACTGGGCCAAATTACAGGCTGATATGACCGCCCATACGAGTGACATCGATGGAGCGATAGACCGTACCGGGCGCTATGCCGCCATGATGGGATTAAGCGGCACGCCCGCGATGCTGGTAGGCCCTTACCTTATTCCGGGTGCGATCGATTTGCCTGGTATGCGCAAGGCCGTAGCCATGGCGCGGGAAAATCCAAATGGCGCCTCCACAACATAACCGGGGCTAGCAATGATTACTCGATTTCTGCTTGGCCTGATAGCATTGCTGGTCGCAGCAACGCCCAATGTTGTGTCTGCTGCCGATCAGCACATCTCTGTAGCCATAACGGCAAGCAGCACTGCCCCCCGCCCCGGCTCGGGCGCTCGTGTCGCTATTGTCATGACGCCTGAACCAGGTTGGCATGCATATTGGAGCAACCCCGGCGATAGCGGATTGCCTCCCGAGGCAACCTGGACCTTGCCCGAAGGGGTGAGGATCGGTGCGTTCGAGCATCCTGCGCCGAGCTTGCTCGAATTGGGCGGACTAGCCAGCTACGTCCACGCGGGGACATTTACCCTACTGGCTGACCTGACGATAAGCCCATCCGTACCGGCCGGGACACCCCTGCCCATACGGGGTTCACTAAGCTGGCTTGCCTGCTCCGACAGTCTGTGTGTTCCGGAAAAGGCTGAGATAAAGCTGGACTTGGCGGCCGGCGACGGCTCGGTCAGCGAAAGCAGCAATGCGGTTTTCAGGCGCGCCGAAGCCGCATTGCCGATCAACCCATCCGTTCAGGCGAGTTTCGATCAGGTGGGAGATCGTCTGCAAATCGAGATCGAATCTCCGGTCGCCTTCGACATGAAGCAGGTTCGGCTTTATCCGGCGGAATCCGGGTGGTTCCCTGCGGATGTCGTTCAGCAGGTTTCCTCCTCATCGAGTGGAATTCGGATATCCGTCACGACGAGCGCCAAGTTGCCGGCCAGGCAGTTCAAGGGCGTACTCAGCGACGGGCAACACAGCATTGTCGTGAACGCGGACCCACAACGTTCCAACACCCAGGCTCGAAATGCGCCAAAATCTAGCGAGCAGCCTATCCAGCTGGAGCAGGCATCGCCGCCGCTTGCCAGGGTACCCGAAATTCCCGCTTTCGCGGCGCCTAGCGTGGGCGATGACGCCCCAGCCATATGGGTAGCACTCATCGGCGCATTGCTGGGCGGCCTGCTGCTCAACCTTATGCCATGCGTCTTTCCTATTCTGTCGCTGAAAGCCTTGAGCTTGGTTCGCTCAGCCGGCAATCCAAGCGCTGCGCGTGTCGAAGGAATGGCCTATCTAGCGGGCAGCGTATCGGTCACCACTGCGCTGGGCGCGGTTTTGCTAGCCGCCCGAGCGATGGGCCAGGACATCGGATGGTCCTTCCAGCTCCAAGACCCGCGCGCGATCATCGTCCTGATGATTATGACGCTGGCCATTGCCCTCAATTTGGCTGGTGTCTTCAATGTACGCGGCCCTTCCCTATCGGGGGGCTGGCTGACGCGACGCGACTGGCAGGGCGCTTTCGGGACTGGCGCTCTTGCGGCGGTGATTGCGACACCCTGCAGCGGGCCGTTCATGGGCGTCGCACTTGGCGCGGCCCTGATACTGCCACCTGCATCAGCTTTGGCGGTTTTCGCTGGTCTCGGGCTAGGGATGGCGCTGCCATTTCTTGCGATCGCGATGTTCCCGCCGCTGCGCCAACTTTTACCAAAGCCGGGTGCCTGGATGGAAACGTTCCGTCGCCTTCTAGCGATACCGATGTTGCTGACTGCGATCGGACTTGCATGGGTGCTCGGTCGGCAGAGCGGGGCGGATGGCATGGCGGTCGGCCTTGTCCTGGCTATGGTAGCCGCGCTAGGCTTATGGTGGTTCGGGCTTCGCCAAAAAAACGGCAAGCCAATTGCAATCAGCCTTGTTCCGATGGCTGCCGCGCTGGCCATTTCGCTGGTCATCGAATTGCCTCAGCCCGCAACCGCCGCCAGTCAGACGGCTCAAGCAACCGAAGCTTTCACGGAGGTCCGTTACGCCGAGCTTCGATCGGCTGGCACGCCGGTCTTCGTCGACATGACCGCCGACTGGTGCTTGATTTGCCAGGTTAACAAGCGTGTCGCGATCGACCGCCCCTCGACACGCAAGGCATTCGCTGATGCAGGCGTAGTGATGCTCGTTGGCGACTGGACGCGCGGCGATCCTACTATCACCAAGTTTCTCAAGACCAATGGCCGGAATTCGATACCCTACTACCTCTTCAGCGATACCGTAGGGCGCGAGCATGAGCTGCCCCAAGTGCTGACCACCGACATGCTCGTCGATCGCGCCAGTGCAAGTTGATATATGACCAACTTACACCTGTCGTTTAATCTATAGTTCCCACAGGAGCGAGGAATAATTACCGTCGATTTTAATATCGACCACAGGCATTTGACAATATGTATTAATCGACAGGGCCACTGATCACGCCGAGATTATCGACCCGGTGCTCGGTTTTGATTCTTTATCCGCGAACATATCGACGATAAATGCTGACAAGCTAATCGGCATTGTAAAAAAGGAGCGGCTAATTTTTGATTGGGATTTGGGTACACATCCCCACGCTGATCACGTTTCGTCTGCATTGCAAATTGCAGACCGCCTGGCCGCGCCGACAGCTATCGGTGAGAAGGTCGTTGAAGTTCAAAAGCTCTGGCGTGACATATACCGCCTAACTAACCTGGCGGTGAACGCATCTCTATGGGACCGGTTATTCCGGGACGCTGGTCGACGGCTCGCCAGAGGTAGACCATCTCCCCATTCAGCTTCACGTACATCTCGTCGAGGTCCCAGCGCCAGCGTCAAAAGCCCGCATCCAGCTCAACCGCTGGCGGCGGGTGTAACCAGCGAACATCGGTCCGAACCTGTTCCACCACATCCGTACCGTCTCATGGCAGATGTCGATCTCCCTCTCGCGTAGCGGCTCCTCCACGTGCCGCAGTGACAGCAGAAAGCGCACATACATCGGCACTTCAGCCGGATCACCTCCGGCGACGAGCTGAAGTAGCGAAACGGGCTGACTGGCTTGTGCGGGCGGGGCATCAGGACCCCTCGACACACCATCGCACCGCCCATCAAGCGGTCGAACCTGGGCGCGTCCATAAGGGCCCCGTTCGGCCGCGCCGTGGGCCGCTCCCAGTGCGGCACTGCAACCCGTAAGCCTGGAGAATCGTCGGGCAGAATGCGCGTCCGCGGGTCAGCATCAGACTCGCTGCGGTACCGCAGCGGCGCGGAACGGCGCAGAAATGCGCCCGTGGCCAGGTTCTTCCGCCAAATTCGAAAAGCGTGAAGACCAAATGGCGGAGAGGGTGGGATTCGAACCCACGGTACCCGCAAGGGCACGCCGCATTTCGAGTGCGGTACATTCGACCACTCTGCCACCTCTCCGCGAGGTCATTTGGTGCCGGTGGACAAGCTGTCCGAGACCGGCTCCGGTCGACGAAGGCGGGCGTCTAATCGACAATCGACGGGCGTGCAAGGGGCTGCTTGTGCGCTGCGCAACAGCCATTAGATTGGGGGCATGTCGCAAAACCAATTTCCACACGACCGCCCGCTCGATCCCGGCGTGCCGCTGCCGCCGATCGCGCATGCGCGCTTCAACGTGGGCGAAGTCGTCCGCCACCGCCTGTTCGACTTTCGCGGCGTGATCTTCGACGTCGATCCGGTCTTCGCCAATACCGAGGAATGGTATGACGCGATCCCCGAGAGCGTGCGCCCGCGCAAGGACCAGCCCTTTTACCACCTGCTCGCGGAAAATGCCGATTCGAGCTATGTCGCCTATGTCAGCCAACAGAATCTGGTGACCGACGACAGCGACGAGCCGATCGACCATCCAGCGATCGGCGGGCTGTTCGACAAGTTGGATAACGGTCGATATCGGCTAAAACAGAGCCATCGGCACTGACATCCAGGGGCGCAGGCGGTTGACAGCCGCCGCCCCTTGGCATAACCCCACCTTTCCTTCTCGCGGGGCTTTGGCTTTTCGCGGGGATTACGCATTGAAGAAGAGTCGAAAGCCCATGTTCGCAGTCGTGCGCACGGGCGGCAAGCAGTATCGCGTTGCCGCCGGAGACAAGATCGTCGTCGAGAAGATCGACGGTGAAGCTGGTGATTCGGTCACGCTGGGCGATGTCCTGATGACCGGTGAAGGCAGCGATTTGAAGGCTGGCAGCGGGCTGACCGTCGCCGCCGAGATCATTGCGCAGGCGAAGGGCGACAAGGTCATCGTCTTCAAGAAGCGTCGCCGCCACAATTATCGCCGCAAGAACGGCCACCGCCAGAATCACACGATCCTGAAGATCGTGGCGATCGGCGGCGAGCGGGCCAAGGGCGAGCAGGCCAAGGCCGGCGCCAGCGAAGACGCTGCGGCCTGATCCGAGCACGAGGAGCATAGACAATGGCACATAAGAAAGCAGGCGGCTCGTCGCGCAACGGTCGCGACTCCGAGAGCAAGCGCCTTGGCGTGAAGAAGTTCGGCGGCCAGCTGGTCGTGCCGGGCAACATTCTGGTGCGCCAGCGTGGCACCAAATTCTATCCCGGCCCGAACGTCGGCATCGGCAAGGACCACACGCTGTTCGCGTTGGTCGACGGCCATGTCGCGTTCAACAAGGGCAAGCTTGGCCGTACTTTCTGTGCGGTGCAGCCGATGGCGCAAGCCGCAGAATAACGGGCAACCGGCCGGGTTGCCCACCAGGGCGACCCGGTGTTCCGTCAAGGAACCAGCGAACAAGGGAGACGGGTCACCCCGGTCTCCCTTTTTTCATGCTCCCTCCCCTGCCCCGCCGCTCGCCGGCGACGGCGTTTGCGAGGAGCGCGAGCATGTTCATACGCACGGCAAGACTGACGTTGCGGCCCGGCTGGCCCGAGGACGCCCCTGCTCTGTTCGCGGCGATCGCCGATCGCGGCGTGGTAGAGATGCTCGCACGGGCGCCCTGGCCCTATGGCCTTGACGACGCGGCGGCATTCCTGGCGCAGCCTGCGCGCGCGGGCGAACCCAATTTCCTGATCTTCGAGCATGTCGATCGCGCGGTCCGGCTGATCGGCAGCATCGGCGTGCATCGCGACGATGCCGGCGCGCTCGAATTCGGCTATTGGATAAGGCGCGATGCCTGGGGGCGCGGTTATGCGACCGAGGCGGGCGCGGCGGTGCTCGAGACGCTGCGCGCCAGCCTGCGGATCAAGCGAATCGTGTCGGGGCATTTCGCCGACAATCCGGCGTCGGGACGGGTACTGGCGAAGCTGGGGTTCGTGCCCACGGGCGCGGTCGAGCCGCGCTGGTCGCGCGCCCGCGGTGTCGAGGTGCCGTGCGTGCTGTACGAGCGCGACGCCCCTTCTCCCCTCCCGCTTGCGGGAGGGGTCGGGGGAGGACTGGTTGAAGCGGTAGCGTGACAGACCCTCCCCTAACCCCTCCCGCCTGCGGGAGGGGGATTGGACCTATGCCGCCACCGGCATTCTCGCCGCGGCATAATCGCTGTCGACCTTGCCGATCAGCGCGCGATCGTCGTGGTTCCAGGGGTGGAAGCCGGGCAGGAAGAAGCTCGCCCAAGCGCCCATGATCTTGCGCGCCATGCCGGGGCGGCCGAAGGCGTAGCGGAACAGCCGCCATTGCACCGCCGGCCCGCGCAGCCCGTCCTGGTCGAGCAGGTCGAGAATCCCGGTGGTCCGTCCGCGAAAGAATTTCGCGGTGACGATCACCATCACCAGTGATTTGACATACCAGCGCCGCAGCCGGCTCAAATCGCGTGTCGCGTGCATCCAGGTGTCGTAGGCGACTCCCTTATGCTCGATCTCCTCGATCGCGTGCCAGCGCCACATCGCCACCGCCTCGGCATCGCCACCGGCGAGATGCGCCGGCGTCGCGACTAGCTCGTGCGCCAGGATCGCGGTGAAATGTTCGAGGCACATCGTCGCGGCCAGATTAGCAATCGGCGGCCGTCCCTTGGTGATCGCAAGCTCGTCATCGACGCGCCGCTCGAGCCGCGACACGTCATAGCCCTGGTCGGTGACGTGGCGGTTGAATGCGACATGCTCGCGGGTGTGGAGCACTTCCTGCTTCACGAACGCGTTGATTTCGGCGGCGAGCCGCGGCGGCGCATCGTCGCGGAACTTGCGCACCGAATCGACGAAAAACCCCTCCCCCTTGGGAAAAGTGACCGACAGCGCATTGTAGAAGGCGGTCGCGATCGGATCGTCGTTCAGCCACCAGCGGCGGTAGCGATCGCCGCCACGACCGAAGCGACGATCGCGCGGGGTGATCGTCAGGTCGGCGGGAGTCTTTGCTTTCGACACCGAAATCCTCCACGGTTTGCGACAGATGCCTCGAAATAATCGCTACTTACATTCATGTCAATAGAACGCAAAAGGCTTAGCCCCGAGCAGTCGCGGGTCGCTGCACTGCAGGCCGCGCGCGAGCTGCTGATCGAAGCCGGCCCGCAGGCGGTGACGCTCAAGGCGGTCGCGGCGCGGATCGGGCGGACCCACGCCAATCTGCTCCACCATTTCGGCTCGGCGGCAGGGCTGCAAAAGGCGCTGGCCGAGAGCATGGCCGACACGATCACCGCCAAGATCGGTGCCGCGGCGCTGCGCGCGCGCGCCGAGCAGGATCCGCGCGAAGTGGTCGAGCTGACCTTCGATGCGTTCGACAAGGAAGGCGCCGGCGCGCTGGCGAGCTGGATGATCCTGTCGGGCAACAACGACGCGCTCGACCCGATCCTCGAGGCGATCCATCGGCTGGTCGACGATCTTTCGGCGGCGGGGGGCGACCGGCCGATCCACGACGATACGTTGCAGCTGGTGCTGATGGCGCTGGGCGATGCGCT
Coding sequences:
- the rplU gene encoding 50S ribosomal protein L21 — its product is MFAVVRTGGKQYRVAAGDKIVVEKIDGEAGDSVTLGDVLMTGEGSDLKAGSGLTVAAEIIAQAKGDKVIVFKKRRRHNYRRKNGHRQNHTILKIVAIGGERAKGEQAKAGASEDAAA
- the hspQ gene encoding heat shock protein HspQ; amino-acid sequence: MSQNQFPHDRPLDPGVPLPPIAHARFNVGEVVRHRLFDFRGVIFDVDPVFANTEEWYDAIPESVRPRKDQPFYHLLAENADSSYVAYVSQQNLVTDDSDEPIDHPAIGGLFDKLDNGRYRLKQSHRH
- a CDS encoding winged helix-turn-helix domain-containing protein — encoded protein: MRILLVEDDDVLRDGLVAGLGLDGFEVDAVACIADARAGLVASDHLGVILDIGLPDGSGLDLLAEWRRAGNDTPVLLLTARNLVGDRVDGLDSGADDYLGKPFDLAELSARVRAMLRRSVGRASDAIVLGELEISVAQRKVTLGAEQVTLSRREFAILHALAEHPGHILSRVVLEDRIYGWREEVESNAVEVHIHKLRTKLGRTRIETVRGEGYRIAT
- a CDS encoding GNAT family N-acetyltransferase, with amino-acid sequence MFIRTARLTLRPGWPEDAPALFAAIADRGVVEMLARAPWPYGLDDAAAFLAQPARAGEPNFLIFEHVDRAVRLIGSIGVHRDDAGALEFGYWIRRDAWGRGYATEAGAAVLETLRASLRIKRIVSGHFADNPASGRVLAKLGFVPTGAVEPRWSRARGVEVPCVLYERDAPSPLPLAGGVGGGLVEAVA
- a CDS encoding DsbA family protein, yielding MKRLYLLGLAAAVLLLIAVLVGRSDIDNSAHAQNVELAGDTRRVDEGALIRAEIQNDTVVPKVAPRGYDVTVVMFSDYQCPYCRKVHPVLEQMKREDKKLRIVYRDWPIFGAGSLEAARASIASQYQGKHAAFNDAMMNVQGKVTSASIRAAAGRANVDWAKLQADMTAHTSDIDGAIDRTGRYAAMMGLSGTPAMLVGPYLIPGAIDLPGMRKAVAMARENPNGASTT
- a CDS encoding TetR/AcrR family transcriptional regulator; its protein translation is MSIERKRLSPEQSRVAALQAARELLIEAGPQAVTLKAVAARIGRTHANLLHHFGSAAGLQKALAESMADTITAKIGAAALRARAEQDPREVVELTFDAFDKEGAGALASWMILSGNNDALDPILEAIHRLVDDLSAAGGDRPIHDDTLQLVLMALGDALMGGPMAKALGLPRDTARRLALQALVRSHGVNA
- a CDS encoding TlpA disulfide reductase family protein; protein product: MIEIDRALALIAIWAFLSAGTIIAAQTESRAGRVAWIAVGIGIVAARAGFIFQNMGAFLVEPWTIIALWQGGFMPWLGIAATAATVIVTLGRQPATAYLIGALIALSLTHVAVGAATATKPKPLPSTIVLRSMAGAEVALDTMRGQPFVLNLWATWCPPCRRELPMLMDVAGNTDVPVLLVNQGEPAGRVRAFLSINDLPGGSVILDTEQRVAAATGARAFPTTLFVNADGEIARVHTGEISRAALTAAIRDLERATL
- a CDS encoding protein-disulfide reductase DsbD family protein, which gives rise to MITRFLLGLIALLVAATPNVVSAADQHISVAITASSTAPRPGSGARVAIVMTPEPGWHAYWSNPGDSGLPPEATWTLPEGVRIGAFEHPAPSLLELGGLASYVHAGTFTLLADLTISPSVPAGTPLPIRGSLSWLACSDSLCVPEKAEIKLDLAAGDGSVSESSNAVFRRAEAALPINPSVQASFDQVGDRLQIEIESPVAFDMKQVRLYPAESGWFPADVVQQVSSSSSGIRISVTTSAKLPARQFKGVLSDGQHSIVVNADPQRSNTQARNAPKSSEQPIQLEQASPPLARVPEIPAFAAPSVGDDAPAIWVALIGALLGGLLLNLMPCVFPILSLKALSLVRSAGNPSAARVEGMAYLAGSVSVTTALGAVLLAARAMGQDIGWSFQLQDPRAIIVLMIMTLAIALNLAGVFNVRGPSLSGGWLTRRDWQGAFGTGALAAVIATPCSGPFMGVALGAALILPPASALAVFAGLGLGMALPFLAIAMFPPLRQLLPKPGAWMETFRRLLAIPMLLTAIGLAWVLGRQSGADGMAVGLVLAMVAALGLWWFGLRQKNGKPIAISLVPMAAALAISLVIELPQPATAASQTAQATEAFTEVRYAELRSAGTPVFVDMTADWCLICQVNKRVAIDRPSTRKAFADAGVVMLVGDWTRGDPTITKFLKTNGRNSIPYYLFSDTVGREHELPQVLTTDMLVDRASAS
- the rpmA gene encoding 50S ribosomal protein L27 → MAHKKAGGSSRNGRDSESKRLGVKKFGGQLVVPGNILVRQRGTKFYPGPNVGIGKDHTLFALVDGHVAFNKGKLGRTFCAVQPMAQAAE
- a CDS encoding metal-dependent hydrolase, whose product is MSKAKTPADLTITPRDRRFGRGGDRYRRWWLNDDPIATAFYNALSVTFPKGEGFFVDSVRKFRDDAPPRLAAEINAFVKQEVLHTREHVAFNRHVTDQGYDVSRLERRVDDELAITKGRPPIANLAATMCLEHFTAILAHELVATPAHLAGGDAEAVAMWRWHAIEEIEHKGVAYDTWMHATRDLSRLRRWYVKSLVMVIVTAKFFRGRTTGILDLLDQDGLRGPAVQWRLFRYAFGRPGMARKIMGAWASFFLPGFHPWNHDDRALIGKVDSDYAAARMPVAA